One Heterodontus francisci isolate sHetFra1 chromosome 37, sHetFra1.hap1, whole genome shotgun sequence genomic window carries:
- the akr7a3 gene encoding aflatoxin B1 aldehyde reductase member 3, with the protein MLGLVLSLRSVLVWRPLVSRIMSSCLAAARPRTVLGTMEFGRRVDAKQSAAMVCAFMEHGHDELDGAFMYAEGRSEQVVGTLGLGQRVKIATKVNPWDGKTLKAESVRCQLNTSLERLQRESVEILYLHAPDHETSIEETLAACQELHQQGKFKELGLSNYASWEVAEVYSICKYNNWVLPTIYQGMYNATTRQVEVELFPCLRHLGMRFYAYNPLAGGLLTGKYQFEDKNEEQPTGRFFGNSWAEAYRNRYWKEHHFRAIDLVKKAIDATYSSEKPNLTAAALRWMYHHSKLRGDLGDTVIIGMSTMEQLQQNLSASEEGPLAPAVVRAFTEAWNLVAHDCPNYFR; encoded by the exons ATGTTGGGCCTTGTTTTGTCTTTGCGCTCAGTGTTAGTGTGGCGGCCTCTTGTTTCCCGCATCATGTCCAGTTGTTTGGCAGCGGCGCGGCCCCGAACCGTCCTCGGGACCATGGAGTTTGGGCGGCGCGTGGACGCCAAGCAAAGCGCGGCAATGGTTTGCGCGTTTATGGAGCACGGGCACGACGAATTGGACGGTGCGTTCATGTACGCGGAGGGGCGCTCGGAGCAGGTGGTGGGGACGCTGGGACTCGGACAGAGAG TGAAGATTGCAACCAAAGTGAATCCATGGGACGGGAAGACATTGAAAGCTGAGAGTGTCCGATGTCAGTTGAACACATCGTTGGAGCGTTTGCAAAGGGAGAGTGTCGAGATCCTCTATCTCCACGCCCCAGACCATGAGACATCAATTGAGGAAACACTGGCTGCCTGTCAGGAGCTTCACCAACAG GGGAAATTTAAAGAACTCGGCCTCTCAAACTATGCTTCATGGGAAGTGGCAGAGGTGTATTCAATCTGTAAATATAACAACTGGGTTCTACCCACCATCTATCAG GGAATGTACAATGCCACCACCCGACAAGTGGAAGTGGAACTCTTTCCCTGTCTCCGGCATCTAGGGATGAGATTTTACGCCTACAACCCGCTCGCAG GTGGGCTGCTGACCGGGAAATACCAGTTTGAAGACAAAAATGAGGAACAGCCTACTGGCCGCTTCTTTGGAAACAGCTGGGCTGAGGCGTACAGAAACAG GTACTGGAAGGAACATCATTTCCGAGCTATAGATTTGGTGAAGAAAGCAATAGATGCAACTTACAGTTCTGAGAAGCCAAATCTAACAGCAGCAGCATTACGGTGGATGTATCATCATTCCAAACTCCGG GGCGATCTTGGTGACACAGTTATCATTGGGATGTCAACGATGGAGCAGCTTCAACAAAATCTGTCTGCGTCTGAGGAAGGGCCACTTGCCCCAGCTGTGGTCAGGGCCTTTACTGAAGCTTGGAATCTTGTGGCACATGATTGCCCAAATTACTTTCGATAG
- the mrto4 gene encoding mRNA turnover protein 4 homolog translates to MPRSRRDKRVSLTKTTKKGLQIKQNLIEELRKCVDTYKNLFVFSIENMRNNKLKDMRSAWKHSRFFFGKNKVMVVALGKEPADEYKDGLHKVSKQLQGEVGLLFTNRTKVEVIEWFNQYTESDFARAGNKATMAVTLDAGPLPQFTHSIEPQLRKLGLPTTLKKGVVTLLSDYDVCKEGASLTPEQARLLKLLGVEMAAFKVTINCMWNSETGEFEQLAAIDESSKEVEEMEDEQE, encoded by the exons ATGCCACGATCCCGGCGCGACAAGCGGG TTTCTTTGACTAAAACAACAAAGAAAGGATTACAAATCAAACAGAACCTGATCGAGGAG ttaAGAAAATGTGTGGACACCTACAAGAATCTCTTTGTCTTTTCTATTGAGAATATGAGAAACAACAAACTGAAGGACATGCGGAGTGCCTGGAAACATAGCCG CTTTTTCTTTGGTAAAAACAAAGTGATGGTGGTGGCCCTGGGAAAGGAACCAGCAGATGAGTACAAGGATGGTTTGCACAAG GTCAGTAAACAGTTACAAGGTGAAGTTGGTCTTCTGTTCACTAATCGCACAAAGGTGGAAGTGATTGA ATGGTTTAATCAGTACACCGAGTCCGATTTTGCTCGTGCTGGGAATAAAGCTACAATGGCTGTTACACTCGATGCTGGACCACTGCCACAGTTCACACActccattgagccacagctgcGGAAACTCGGGTTACCAACCACTCTGAAGAAAG GTGTCGTGACATTATTGTCTGATTACGATGTGTGTAAAGAAGGTGCCTCATTGACCCCTGAACAAGCACGTCTTCTG AAACTGCTTGGTGTTGAGATGGCAGCTTTCAAAGTGACAATAAACTGTATGTGGAACTCTGAGACTGGTGAATTTGAGCAACTGGCAGCAATTGATGAAAGTAGCAAAGAAGTGGAAGAGATGGAAGATGAGCAGGAGTGA